A window from Sphingopyxis alaskensis RB2256 encodes these proteins:
- the lexA gene encoding transcriptional repressor LexA — MLTAKQHELLHFIQQRLDASGISPSFEEMKEALGLKSKSGIHRLISALEERGFLRRLPNRARALEVLKLPDTAKSVVTNNRDNVVQLRKAPSALKPIAANDIIEVPLHGRIAAGVPIEAFEDHEQLAVPAALLGSGEHYALEVSGDSMVEAGIFDGDYALIQKADTAREGDIVVALVDGQDATLKFFRREGKMIRLDPANSAYEPQRYPAERVIVQGRLSGLLRRYH, encoded by the coding sequence ATGTTGACCGCGAAGCAGCATGAACTGCTCCACTTCATCCAGCAGCGCCTCGACGCCAGCGGCATCTCGCCGTCGTTCGAGGAGATGAAGGAAGCGCTGGGCCTCAAGTCGAAATCGGGCATCCATCGGCTGATAAGTGCTTTGGAAGAAAGGGGTTTTCTCCGCCGCCTGCCCAACCGCGCGCGCGCGCTGGAGGTGCTCAAGCTGCCCGATACCGCGAAGTCCGTCGTGACCAACAATCGCGACAATGTCGTCCAGCTGCGCAAGGCGCCGTCGGCGCTCAAGCCGATCGCCGCGAACGACATTATCGAAGTGCCGCTGCACGGCAGGATCGCCGCGGGCGTCCCGATCGAGGCGTTCGAGGATCATGAGCAACTCGCCGTTCCCGCCGCGCTGCTCGGTTCGGGCGAACATTATGCGCTCGAAGTGTCGGGCGACTCGATGGTCGAGGCGGGGATTTTCGACGGCGATTATGCGCTGATCCAGAAAGCGGACACCGCGCGCGAGGGCGACATCGTCGTCGCGCTCGTCGACGGGCAGGATGCGACGCTCAAATTCTTTCGGCGCGAAGGCAAGATGATCCGGCTCGACCCTGCAAACAGCGCCTATGAACCGCAACGCTACCCGGCCGAGCGCGTCATCGTCCAGGGGCGTCTGTCGGGACTGCTTCGTCGTTACCACTGA
- the glp gene encoding molybdopterin molybdotransferase MoeA, translating to MSALLPVEEAQARLLALRAPLGRETVALADAHGRYLAADVLAERDQPAAPLSAMDGYAIRFDDLPGPWTVTGEVAAGSAPDRAVGAGEAQRIFTGAVVPPGADTVIVQEDVAREGDRLTLTGDGPDSRGRHIRARAADFAAGDALLAAGSRLTPGAIATAAMSGAGALSVAIRPRVAILTTGDELVAPGRAPGPGQIPDSNGVMLAAMLAGEAAAPVQPRHIRDDRATLAKILKELARSHDVIVTVGGASVGDHDHVRGALGDAGGRLDFWRIAMKPGKPLIAGTLGDAILLGLPGNPSSAFVTATLFLLPLVRHLAGARAPLPPVQRAPLAAPLDAGGTRRDYLRARVERGVLTPLVGQESGRTLPLAAANALLIRDIGAPARDAGDAADYIAIA from the coding sequence ATGAGCGCACTGCTCCCCGTCGAGGAGGCGCAGGCGCGCCTGCTCGCGCTGCGCGCGCCGCTGGGACGCGAGACGGTCGCGCTCGCCGACGCGCATGGCCGCTATCTCGCCGCCGATGTCCTGGCGGAGCGCGACCAGCCCGCGGCGCCGCTGTCGGCGATGGACGGCTATGCGATCCGCTTCGACGACCTGCCCGGCCCATGGACGGTGACCGGCGAGGTTGCGGCAGGCAGCGCTCCCGACCGCGCCGTCGGCGCGGGCGAGGCGCAGCGCATCTTCACCGGCGCGGTCGTTCCGCCCGGCGCCGATACGGTGATCGTGCAGGAGGATGTTGCGCGCGAGGGCGACCGGCTGACCCTGACCGGCGACGGGCCGGACAGCCGCGGCCGCCACATCCGCGCGCGCGCCGCCGATTTCGCCGCCGGCGACGCGCTGCTCGCGGCGGGTTCGCGATTGACACCCGGCGCCATCGCCACCGCCGCGATGAGCGGCGCGGGCGCGCTTTCCGTCGCTATCCGCCCGCGCGTCGCGATCCTCACCACCGGCGACGAACTGGTCGCGCCGGGTCGCGCGCCCGGCCCCGGTCAGATCCCCGACAGCAACGGCGTGATGCTCGCCGCCATGCTCGCGGGCGAGGCCGCCGCGCCCGTGCAGCCGCGCCACATCCGCGACGACCGCGCGACGCTCGCAAAGATTCTGAAGGAGCTGGCGCGGAGTCACGACGTCATCGTCACCGTCGGCGGCGCGTCGGTCGGCGATCACGACCATGTCCGCGGCGCGCTGGGTGACGCGGGCGGGCGGCTCGATTTCTGGAGGATCGCGATGAAGCCCGGCAAGCCGCTGATCGCCGGCACGCTCGGCGACGCGATCCTGCTCGGCCTGCCCGGCAATCCCTCGTCGGCCTTCGTCACCGCGACGCTCTTCCTCCTCCCGCTCGTCCGCCACCTCGCGGGTGCGCGCGCGCCGTTGCCGCCGGTACAGCGCGCGCCGCTCGCCGCACCGCTCGACGCCGGCGGCACGCGCCGCGACTATCTGCGCGCGCGGGTCGAGCGGGGCGTGCTGACCCCGCTCGTCGGACAGGAAAGCGGCCGCACCCTCCCCCTCGCCGCCGCCAATGCGCTGCTCATCCGCGACATCGGCGCCCCCGCGCGCGATGCCGGCGACGCGGCGGACTATATCGCCATCGCTTGA
- the moaC gene encoding cyclic pyranopterin monophosphate synthase MoaC yields MTLKPTHLDDSGAAHMVDVGAKPATQRRAVAAGRITMTAAALDAIRSGNAPKGDVLSTARIAGIMAAKRTADLIPLCHPLALTSVTVDFAWQTDGIAVTATAATSGPTGVEMEAFTAASVALLTLYDMAKALDRTMVIGDIRLLEKSGGRSGDWRAA; encoded by the coding sequence ATGACGCTCAAACCGACTCATCTCGACGACAGCGGCGCCGCACATATGGTCGATGTCGGCGCCAAGCCCGCGACCCAGCGCCGCGCCGTCGCCGCCGGGCGCATCACGATGACCGCGGCGGCGCTCGACGCGATCCGCAGCGGCAACGCGCCCAAGGGCGACGTGCTGTCGACCGCGCGCATCGCGGGGATCATGGCGGCAAAGCGCACCGCCGACCTTATTCCGCTTTGCCACCCGCTCGCGCTCACCAGCGTGACCGTCGATTTCGCGTGGCAGACCGATGGTATCGCCGTGACCGCGACCGCCGCGACCAGCGGGCCGACCGGCGTGGAGATGGAGGCGTTCACCGCCGCATCGGTCGCGCTGCTCACCCTTTACGACATGGCGAAGGCGCTCGACCGTACAATGGTGATCGGCGACATCCGCCTGCTCGAAAAAAGCGGCGGCCGTTCGGGCGACTGGCGCGCCGCATGA
- the trpC gene encoding indole-3-glycerol phosphate synthase TrpC encodes MNKLTQILATKATEVAERRALRSLADLDAIDAGPVRGFAAAVQAKIDAGGYGLIAEIKKASPSKGLIRKDFNPADHARAYAAGGAACLSVLTDAPWFQGHEDYLVAARAACALPVLRKDFMIDPWQVAEARSIGADAILIIVAALDDGAMREIEAAAIERGMDVLVEVHDEAELDRALTQLQSRLIGVNNRDLRTFETDLGVTERLAKLVPADTLLVGESGIATHADCQRLADSGVRAFLVGESLMRQADVTAVTRALLEG; translated from the coding sequence ATGAACAAACTCACCCAGATCCTCGCCACCAAGGCGACCGAAGTCGCCGAACGCCGCGCCCTGCGCTCGCTCGCCGACCTTGATGCGATCGACGCCGGGCCGGTGCGCGGCTTTGCCGCCGCCGTGCAGGCGAAAATCGACGCCGGCGGCTATGGCCTGATCGCCGAAATCAAGAAAGCATCGCCATCCAAGGGATTGATTCGCAAAGATTTCAACCCCGCCGATCATGCGCGCGCCTATGCCGCGGGCGGCGCCGCCTGCCTGTCGGTGCTCACCGACGCGCCCTGGTTTCAGGGGCATGAGGATTATCTGGTCGCCGCGCGCGCCGCCTGCGCGCTGCCCGTGCTGCGCAAGGATTTCATGATCGACCCGTGGCAGGTGGCCGAGGCGCGGTCGATCGGCGCCGACGCGATCCTCATCATCGTCGCGGCGCTCGACGACGGCGCGATGCGCGAGATTGAAGCGGCGGCAATCGAGCGCGGCATGGACGTGCTGGTCGAGGTCCATGACGAAGCCGAACTGGACCGCGCGCTCACGCAGCTGCAATCGCGCCTGATCGGCGTCAACAACCGCGACCTTCGCACCTTCGAAACCGACCTTGGCGTCACCGAACGGCTGGCCAAACTTGTCCCCGCGGATACGCTCCTCGTCGGCGAAAGTGGCATCGCAACCCACGCCGACTGCCAGCGCCTCGCCGACAGCGGCGTCCGGGCCTTCCTCGTCGGCGAAAGCCTGATGCGTCAGGCCGACGTCACGGCGGTAACAAGGGCGCTGCTCGAAGGCTGA
- the trpD gene encoding anthranilate phosphoribosyltransferase: protein MSRFGPFPDPSALLDHDEAAHAFATMLDGGARDEQIAAFLVALADRGETMVEIAAAAQAMRDRLIPIEAPAGAIDVCGTGGDGHHTLNVSTAVSIVVAACDVPVAKHGNRAASSKSGAADTLEALGLDMERADRQAQEQLADLGICFLFAGTRHPAMKRIMPIRKAIGRRTIFNLMGPLANPARVTRQLVGIARPAYVPVYAEALHRLGTDHSRVISGDEGLDELSLAGGNEVAVVTPDGVRMQRSSAADAGLPTRSLAEIRGGDAAFNARALRRLLEGETGAYRDAVLYNAAAALIVAGAVDTLTEGVEEAAEAIDKGLANALLNCWIAYK from the coding sequence ATGAGCCGGTTCGGGCCATTTCCCGACCCTTCGGCGCTGCTCGACCATGACGAGGCGGCGCACGCCTTCGCAACGATGCTCGATGGCGGTGCGCGCGACGAACAGATCGCCGCGTTTCTGGTCGCGCTCGCCGACCGCGGCGAAACGATGGTCGAAATCGCCGCCGCGGCACAGGCGATGCGCGATCGGCTGATCCCCATCGAGGCGCCGGCGGGCGCGATCGACGTGTGCGGCACCGGCGGCGACGGACACCACACGCTCAACGTCTCGACGGCGGTGTCGATCGTCGTCGCGGCGTGCGACGTGCCGGTCGCAAAGCACGGCAATCGCGCGGCTTCGTCGAAATCGGGCGCCGCCGACACGCTGGAGGCGCTTGGCCTCGACATGGAGCGCGCCGATCGTCAGGCGCAGGAACAGCTCGCCGACCTCGGCATCTGTTTCCTCTTCGCCGGGACGCGCCACCCTGCGATGAAGCGCATCATGCCGATCCGCAAGGCGATCGGGCGGCGGACGATCTTCAACCTGATGGGGCCGCTCGCCAATCCCGCGCGCGTCACCCGCCAGCTTGTCGGCATCGCGCGCCCCGCCTATGTGCCCGTCTATGCCGAGGCGCTGCACCGGCTCGGCACCGATCATTCGCGCGTCATTTCGGGCGACGAGGGGCTCGACGAACTCTCGCTCGCGGGCGGCAACGAGGTCGCGGTGGTGACCCCCGACGGCGTGCGGATGCAGCGCAGCAGCGCCGCCGACGCCGGGCTGCCGACGCGCTCGCTCGCCGAAATCCGCGGCGGCGATGCGGCGTTCAACGCCCGCGCGCTGCGCCGCCTGCTCGAAGGCGAAACCGGCGCGTACCGTGACGCGGTACTCTACAACGCCGCCGCGGCGCTGATCGTCGCGGGCGCGGTCGACACGCTGACGGAGGGGGTCGAGGAAGCCGCCGAAGCGATCGACAAGGGCCTCGCCAACGCGCTGCTCAACTGCTGGATCGCGTATAAATGA
- a CDS encoding anthranilate synthase component II: MILVIDNYDSFTFNLVHYLIELGAEVRVERNDALTAAQALATGADAILISPGPCTPNEAGISLDLVAACADAERPLLGVCLGHQAIGQHFGGTVQRGHLMHGKTSPVCHDGSGLYAGLPSPFQATRYHSLEVVDIPPSLIINATSDDGAVMGFRHAELPIHGVQFHPESIATEHGHAMLANFLRIAGIPVRERQAA; the protein is encoded by the coding sequence ATGATCCTCGTCATCGACAATTATGACAGCTTCACCTTCAATCTCGTTCATTATCTGATCGAGCTGGGGGCCGAGGTGCGCGTCGAGCGCAACGATGCGCTCACCGCGGCGCAGGCGCTCGCAACCGGCGCCGATGCGATCCTCATCTCGCCCGGCCCCTGCACGCCGAACGAAGCGGGGATCAGCCTCGACCTTGTCGCCGCCTGTGCCGATGCGGAACGACCGCTGCTCGGCGTCTGCCTCGGTCATCAGGCGATCGGCCAGCATTTCGGCGGCACGGTGCAGCGCGGCCATCTGATGCACGGCAAGACCTCGCCCGTCTGCCACGACGGCAGCGGGCTTTACGCGGGCCTCCCTTCGCCCTTTCAGGCGACGCGCTATCACAGCCTGGAGGTCGTCGACATTCCGCCCAGCCTGATCATCAACGCGACGAGCGACGATGGCGCGGTGATGGGCTTCCGCCATGCCGAACTGCCGATCCATGGTGTCCAGTTCCACCCCGAAAGCATCGCGACCGAGCATGGCCATGCGATGCTCGCCAATTTCCTCCGTATCGCCGGGATTCCCGTGCGCGAACGGCAAGCGGCATGA
- a CDS encoding DUF3089 domain-containing protein: MARKFLYLVAAIILLILAMGIVYQLFPGWLARTAFVPSSEFEPQAAVAPNAYDDPAMWFARPGMEKNPAAWRPAADGSETPGDAPGNKAADPLIARAKAAETPAEPPFPRGDAAVFFVHPTSYYSRSSWNAPLSDRDSDHRANLFVQGMASAFADAGEIWAPRYRQATLGAFLATDRVTAGKAIDSAYRDVEEAFDAFLAAQPKDKPIILAGHSQGALHLTTLLRTKIAGTPLARRIVAAYIIGWPVSLDTDIAALGLPACQTPDQKGCIVSWVSFADPADPAMVTDAYDGTIGFDGRPRANTRMLCTNPLTGIPDTAAPPEANLGTLKPTEGFKSGSLIAGRIGATCDDTRGLLMIGDADVAKNYVVAGYVLPGNNYHVYDITLFWANVRADALRRLAAYEGKPSPVPPAAAPLPAPSPASADAAT, translated from the coding sequence TTGGCCCGCAAGTTTCTCTACCTCGTCGCCGCGATCATCCTCCTCATCCTCGCGATGGGGATCGTGTACCAGCTCTTCCCCGGCTGGCTCGCGCGCACCGCCTTCGTCCCCAGCAGCGAGTTCGAGCCGCAGGCCGCGGTCGCCCCGAACGCCTATGACGATCCCGCAATGTGGTTCGCGCGGCCGGGGATGGAGAAAAATCCCGCGGCCTGGCGCCCCGCCGCCGACGGCAGCGAAACGCCGGGCGACGCGCCCGGAAACAAGGCGGCCGATCCGCTGATCGCGCGCGCCAAGGCCGCCGAGACCCCCGCCGAACCCCCCTTCCCCAGGGGCGACGCCGCGGTCTTTTTCGTCCATCCGACCAGCTATTACAGCCGGTCGAGCTGGAACGCCCCGCTCAGCGACCGCGATTCGGACCACCGCGCCAATCTGTTCGTGCAGGGCATGGCGAGCGCCTTTGCCGACGCGGGCGAAATCTGGGCGCCGCGCTATCGCCAGGCGACGCTCGGCGCCTTTCTCGCGACCGACCGCGTCACCGCGGGCAAGGCGATCGATTCGGCCTATCGCGATGTCGAGGAAGCGTTCGACGCCTTCCTCGCCGCGCAGCCGAAGGACAAGCCGATCATCCTCGCGGGGCACAGCCAGGGGGCGCTCCACCTGACCACCCTGCTCCGCACGAAGATCGCGGGAACGCCGCTCGCAAGGCGCATCGTCGCCGCGTACATCATCGGCTGGCCGGTCAGCCTCGACACCGACATCGCCGCGCTCGGCCTCCCCGCGTGCCAGACCCCCGATCAAAAGGGCTGTATCGTCAGCTGGGTCAGCTTCGCCGATCCCGCCGACCCCGCAATGGTCACCGACGCCTATGACGGGACGATCGGCTTCGACGGCCGCCCGCGTGCGAATACACGGATGCTCTGCACCAATCCGCTCACCGGCATCCCCGACACCGCCGCGCCGCCCGAAGCCAATCTCGGCACGCTGAAACCGACCGAAGGGTTCAAGTCGGGATCGCTGATCGCGGGCCGCATCGGCGCGACCTGCGACGACACGCGCGGCTTGCTGATGATCGGCGACGCCGATGTCGCCAAAAATTACGTCGTCGCGGGCTATGTGCTGCCCGGCAATAATTATCATGTCTATGACATCACCCTGTTCTGGGCCAATGTCCGCGCCGACGCGCTGCGCCGCCTCGCGGCCTATGAAGGCAAGCCGTCGCCGGTGCCGCCCGCCGCGGCGCCGTTGCCTGCACCTTCACCCGCATCTGCCGACGCCGCGACCTGA
- a CDS encoding DUF4153 domain-containing protein, whose protein sequence is MTDAPASPPVPDSPRPSARLDGSDPPWPLRPWIMAAICAAAGLIFHLLVDHDYPYALEPWRSALATAVAVATLVFVLGVELRRWHWALGFALGWGAILGLIAWQTAAYNLQGNAVEWPFWSGVLAVLVATPLFQTRRDVAPDWRFWTLWTMPYDRLHSHAWTDAVIGAAGVAFVGITFLLTVLIGQMFKLIGINLIFDLLNDEWFGWMLAGAAFGGAVGLLRERDKLVSTLQRLVMIVLAVLAPVLAVALVLFLLSLAGTGLQKLWDSGFSTAAVMMAVAAFAVLLANAVIGNGSDDRATSPALRWAAPVLAVAVLPLAAIAFYSMHLRVIQYGWTPGRIWGVIAAMIALAYGLAGLWAVVRGRRDFDDWLRPLQQKLAIALMLLALFLALPIVDFGAISTRDQLARLKSGAVSAEQFDWAAMAFDFGPAGRAALTELARSPDGARADAAKAALAAKNRWDLAGPRGALPLPPLAERLRVIPDGRSLSPEALDRIAQSHMCSRTRACAAVWIDDRRIAVLGQNEPGEAMRLDFVTQNAAGQWVIGDPALAAGDQKRAVDLSKARIAIETVEQRRITVDGVPQSPGFD, encoded by the coding sequence ATGACCGATGCGCCTGCAAGCCCGCCCGTTCCCGATTCGCCGCGCCCTTCCGCGCGCCTCGACGGCAGCGACCCGCCGTGGCCGCTGCGGCCGTGGATCATGGCGGCGATCTGCGCCGCGGCAGGGCTGATCTTTCACCTGCTGGTCGATCATGATTATCCCTACGCGCTGGAGCCATGGCGCAGCGCGCTGGCGACCGCGGTCGCAGTGGCGACATTGGTGTTCGTGCTGGGGGTTGAACTCAGGCGCTGGCACTGGGCGCTCGGCTTTGCGCTGGGCTGGGGCGCGATCCTGGGGCTGATCGCGTGGCAAACCGCGGCCTATAATTTACAGGGCAATGCGGTCGAATGGCCCTTCTGGTCGGGGGTGCTCGCGGTGCTCGTCGCGACGCCGCTGTTCCAGACGCGGCGCGACGTCGCACCCGACTGGCGCTTCTGGACGCTGTGGACGATGCCCTATGACCGGCTGCACAGCCATGCATGGACCGATGCGGTGATCGGCGCGGCGGGCGTTGCGTTCGTCGGCATCACCTTTCTGCTCACCGTTCTGATCGGGCAGATGTTCAAGCTCATCGGGATCAACCTGATCTTCGACCTTTTGAACGACGAATGGTTCGGCTGGATGCTCGCGGGCGCGGCGTTCGGGGGCGCGGTCGGCTTGTTGCGCGAGCGCGACAAGCTGGTTTCGACCTTGCAGCGGCTGGTGATGATCGTACTCGCGGTGCTCGCGCCGGTGCTCGCGGTCGCGCTCGTGCTGTTCCTGCTGTCGCTCGCCGGGACGGGGTTGCAGAAGCTGTGGGATTCGGGCTTTTCGACCGCGGCGGTGATGATGGCGGTCGCGGCCTTCGCGGTGCTGCTCGCCAATGCGGTGATCGGCAACGGCAGCGACGACCGCGCGACGAGCCCCGCGTTGCGCTGGGCGGCGCCGGTGCTCGCCGTTGCGGTGCTGCCGCTCGCAGCGATTGCCTTTTATTCGATGCACCTGCGCGTCATCCAGTACGGCTGGACGCCCGGACGCATCTGGGGCGTGATCGCGGCGATGATTGCGCTCGCCTATGGGCTTGCCGGGCTGTGGGCGGTGGTGCGCGGCCGGCGCGATTTCGACGACTGGCTGCGGCCCTTGCAGCAGAAGCTGGCGATCGCGCTGATGCTGCTCGCGCTGTTCCTCGCGTTGCCGATCGTCGATTTCGGGGCGATTTCGACGCGCGACCAGCTCGCGCGGCTGAAATCGGGGGCGGTGTCGGCGGAACAGTTTGACTGGGCGGCGATGGCGTTCGATTTCGGGCCCGCCGGGCGCGCGGCGCTGACGGAACTCGCGCGCTCGCCCGACGGGGCGCGTGCCGACGCGGCGAAGGCGGCGCTGGCGGCGAAGAATCGCTGGGATCTGGCGGGACCGCGCGGCGCGCTGCCGCTGCCGCCACTGGCCGAGCGGCTGCGCGTCATCCCCGATGGGCGTTCGCTGTCGCCCGAAGCACTCGATCGCATCGCGCAAAGCCATATGTGCAGCCGGACCAGGGCCTGCGCCGCGGTGTGGATCGACGACCGGCGGATTGCCGTGCTGGGGCAGAATGAACCCGGTGAAGCGATGCGCCTCGATTTCGTTACGCAGAATGCGGCGGGTCAGTGGGTGATCGGCGATCCCGCCCTGGCGGCGGGCGATCAGAAACGGGCCGTGGACCTGTCGAAGGCGCGAATCGCGATCGAGACGGTCGAGCAGCGCCGCATAACGGTCGATGGCGTGCCGCAATCGCCCGGTTTCGACTAG
- the gatC gene encoding Asp-tRNA(Asn)/Glu-tRNA(Gln) amidotransferase subunit GatC: MAIDQATVRKIASLARIAISDAEAAAMEGELNGILGWVEQLGEVDVSGVEPMTAVIPNTLRLRDDVVDADPLTGGNRRDDILANAPAAMHGFFGVPKVIE, translated from the coding sequence ATGGCAATCGATCAGGCAACAGTGAGGAAAATCGCGTCGCTGGCGCGCATCGCGATCAGCGATGCCGAAGCCGCCGCGATGGAAGGCGAATTGAACGGCATTCTGGGCTGGGTCGAACAACTCGGCGAGGTGGATGTGAGCGGGGTCGAACCGATGACCGCGGTGATCCCGAACACGCTCCGCCTGCGCGACGATGTCGTCGACGCCGACCCGCTGACCGGCGGCAACCGCCGCGACGATATTCTCGCCAATGCGCCGGCGGCGATGCACGGCTTTTTCGGCGTGCCGAAAGTGATCGAATAA
- the gatA gene encoding Asp-tRNA(Asn)/Glu-tRNA(Gln) amidotransferase subunit GatA, which yields MTELTNLTVAQIRDGHRAGDFSAVEVAEAFNANVAAAKALNAFIVETPDLAIEAAKAADADRAAGTLKPLSGVPIGMKDLFCTNGVQTTAASHMLEGFVPRYESTVSQKLWDAGAGMLGKLNLDQFAMGSSNETSYFGNVISPWRRNDGGNAALAPGGSSGGSSAAIAARLCPAATGTDTGGSIRQPAAFTGISGIKPTYGRCSRWGIVAFASSLDQAGPMARTVRDCAIMLENMAGFDPKDATSLDLPVPNWEAALSSDLRGKTVGIPREYRLEGIDPDIDAMWDAGIAMLKDAEAAVVEISLPHTKYALPAYYIIAPAEASSNLARYDGVRYGLRDLPQGAGLQDMYAATRAEGFGAEVKRRIMIGTYVLSAGFYDAYYTQAQKVRTLIARDFEAAFGSCDVILAPTAPSAAFGLGEKMADPLAMYLNDVFAVPASLAGLPAMSVPAALNREGLPLGLQIIGKPFDEQGVLNAGLAIEERAGFTARAEKWW from the coding sequence ATGACCGAGCTGACCAATTTGACCGTCGCGCAGATCCGCGACGGGCACCGCGCGGGCGATTTTTCCGCCGTTGAAGTGGCCGAGGCGTTCAACGCCAATGTCGCAGCGGCGAAGGCGCTCAATGCGTTTATCGTCGAGACGCCCGATCTTGCGATCGAAGCCGCGAAGGCGGCCGATGCCGACCGCGCGGCGGGGACGCTGAAACCGCTGTCGGGCGTGCCGATCGGCATGAAGGACCTGTTCTGCACCAACGGCGTGCAGACGACGGCCGCGAGCCACATGCTCGAAGGCTTCGTGCCGCGCTATGAATCGACCGTCAGCCAGAAATTGTGGGACGCGGGCGCGGGGATGCTGGGCAAGCTCAACCTCGACCAGTTCGCGATGGGGTCGTCGAACGAGACGAGCTATTTCGGCAACGTCATCAGCCCGTGGCGGCGCAACGACGGCGGCAATGCCGCGCTCGCGCCGGGCGGCTCGTCGGGCGGCTCGTCGGCGGCGATCGCGGCGCGGCTGTGCCCCGCGGCGACGGGGACCGACACCGGCGGGTCGATCCGCCAGCCCGCGGCCTTCACCGGCATTTCAGGGATCAAGCCGACCTATGGCCGCTGTTCGCGCTGGGGCATCGTGGCGTTCGCCAGCTCGCTCGACCAGGCGGGGCCGATGGCGCGGACGGTGCGCGACTGCGCGATCATGCTCGAAAATATGGCGGGCTTCGATCCGAAGGACGCGACCAGCCTCGATCTGCCGGTGCCGAATTGGGAAGCGGCCTTGTCGAGCGATTTGAGGGGCAAGACGGTTGGTATTCCCAGGGAATATCGGCTGGAGGGTATCGACCCCGACATCGACGCGATGTGGGACGCCGGGATCGCGATGCTGAAGGATGCGGAGGCCGCGGTCGTCGAGATCAGCCTGCCGCATACCAAATATGCGCTGCCCGCCTATTATATCATCGCGCCCGCCGAGGCGTCGTCGAACCTCGCGCGCTATGACGGCGTGCGCTATGGCCTCCGCGATCTGCCGCAGGGCGCGGGGTTGCAGGACATGTACGCCGCGACGCGCGCCGAGGGCTTCGGGGCGGAGGTCAAGCGCCGCATCATGATCGGCACCTATGTTCTGTCGGCGGGCTTCTACGACGCCTATTATACGCAGGCGCAGAAGGTGCGGACGCTGATCGCGCGCGATTTCGAGGCGGCTTTTGGCTCGTGCGACGTGATCCTCGCGCCGACCGCGCCGTCGGCGGCGTTCGGGCTGGGCGAGAAGATGGCCGATCCGCTGGCGATGTATTTGAACGACGTGTTCGCGGTGCCCGCGAGCCTCGCGGGGCTGCCCGCGATGTCGGTCCCCGCGGCGCTGAACCGCGAAGGGCTGCCGCTGGGTTTGCAGATCATCGGCAAGCCGTTCGACGAGCAGGGGGTGCTGAACGCCGGGCTGGCGATTGAAGAGCGCGCCGGGTTCACGGCGCGGGCGGAGAAGTGGTGGTGA